In one Pseudomonas sp. Bout1 genomic region, the following are encoded:
- a CDS encoding TonB-dependent siderophore receptor produces MSRTSIKTPASSPRLLASAIGVAISASAAAQMTQAAEETGQKGERNSISLGATSITGQEQDGTSYQVEKASSQKYTAPLVDTPRSVTVVPQQVLKDTAATSLQDALRTVPGITFGAGEGGNPQGDRPFIRGFDAQGDTYLDGVRDTGGQSREIFDIESIEVSKGPNSSFGGRGSAGGSLNLVSKTPQARDFTNGGFTYGSDQTRRYVLDVNRQFLDSAAFRLNLMSHEQNVAGRDAVNYDRWGVAPSLTFGLGTPTRVNLSYYHMESNDLPDSGIPYGYSNSGAKAAHVHDKPTDGGDSNNFYGLKDRDFRKTRADISTFSIEHDLNDNMTLKNTLRHGNTGQDYIVTQPDDSQHNVNQFGTVWRRANTRVSTTETTTNQTDLFGSFQALGFKNTYSTGLEFTGEETRYSGYTVSPNSNPGCPVPGKGGQCTSLGSPNPDDAWTGSIARNYNGTNTKATSRAAYVFDTIELDPKWLLNVGLRYDTFDTVANTNAVPTATVPARSKIKNDSQFFNWQAGLVWKPVENGSIYASYATSASPAGGLVGEGADGNPLSAGAATSDLKPEETVNYELGTKWDMFHDRLSLTAAVFRTEKKNTRILVDALTYENGGESRVDGLELSASGKLTDQWQVFAGYSYLKSELVDPGLNGRNGVVSAGSNKGNQMPNTPKNTFSLWTTYDVTPKLTIGGGAFYVDEVYGDAGNTVYVPSYTRYDAMASYKLTKNVDLQLNVQNLTDKTYYDKAYAAHFANQAAGRTAMLTTSFHF; encoded by the coding sequence ATGTCGCGCACTTCGATAAAAACACCCGCCAGTTCACCGCGTTTGCTGGCTTCGGCCATTGGCGTTGCCATCAGTGCCAGCGCTGCCGCCCAAATGACGCAAGCAGCCGAAGAAACCGGGCAGAAAGGCGAGCGCAACAGCATTTCCCTGGGGGCCACCAGCATCACCGGCCAGGAACAGGACGGCACGTCCTACCAGGTCGAAAAAGCCTCTTCGCAAAAATACACCGCGCCGCTGGTAGACACCCCGCGCTCGGTCACCGTGGTGCCACAGCAAGTCCTCAAGGACACCGCCGCCACCTCGTTGCAGGATGCCTTGCGCACCGTGCCGGGGATTACCTTCGGCGCCGGTGAAGGCGGCAACCCACAGGGCGACCGTCCGTTCATTCGCGGTTTTGACGCTCAGGGCGACACCTACCTCGACGGCGTGCGCGACACCGGCGGCCAGAGCCGCGAGATCTTCGACATCGAGTCGATCGAAGTCAGCAAAGGCCCCAACTCGTCCTTTGGCGGGCGTGGTTCGGCCGGCGGCAGCCTCAACCTGGTGAGCAAGACGCCACAGGCGCGGGACTTCACCAACGGTGGCTTCACCTACGGCTCCGACCAGACGCGCCGCTATGTGCTCGACGTCAACCGGCAGTTCCTCGACAGCGCGGCGTTTCGCCTGAACCTGATGAGCCACGAACAGAACGTCGCCGGGCGTGATGCTGTCAACTACGACCGTTGGGGGGTGGCGCCGTCGCTGACCTTCGGCCTCGGCACCCCGACCCGGGTCAACCTCAGCTACTACCACATGGAAAGCAACGACCTGCCGGATTCGGGCATTCCGTATGGGTACAGTAACAGCGGCGCAAAAGCTGCCCACGTGCACGACAAGCCTACCGACGGTGGCGACAGCAACAACTTCTACGGTCTCAAGGATCGCGACTTCCGCAAGACCCGCGCCGATATCAGTACGTTCTCCATCGAACACGATCTGAACGACAACATGACGCTGAAAAATACCCTGCGCCATGGCAACACCGGCCAGGACTACATCGTCACTCAACCCGACGACAGCCAGCACAACGTGAACCAGTTCGGCACCGTATGGCGCCGCGCGAACACTCGCGTGTCCACCACCGAGACCACCACCAACCAGACCGATCTGTTTGGCAGCTTCCAGGCGCTGGGCTTCAAGAACACTTACTCCACCGGGCTTGAGTTCACCGGCGAAGAAACCCGCTACAGCGGCTACACCGTCAGCCCGAACAGCAACCCCGGTTGCCCGGTGCCCGGCAAAGGCGGCCAGTGCACCTCACTGGGCAGCCCGAACCCGGACGATGCCTGGACCGGCAGCATTGCGCGCAACTACAACGGCACCAATACCAAGGCCACCAGCCGCGCCGCCTACGTGTTCGACACCATCGAGCTGGACCCGAAATGGTTGCTGAACGTTGGCCTGCGCTACGACACCTTCGACACCGTGGCCAATACCAACGCGGTGCCGACCGCTACCGTCCCGGCCCGCAGCAAAATCAAGAACGACAGCCAGTTCTTCAACTGGCAAGCCGGCCTGGTCTGGAAGCCCGTTGAAAACGGCAGCATCTATGCCTCCTACGCCACTTCGGCCTCGCCTGCCGGCGGCCTGGTGGGTGAAGGCGCCGACGGCAACCCGCTGTCTGCCGGTGCCGCAACCAGCGACCTGAAACCCGAAGAAACCGTCAACTACGAGCTGGGCACCAAGTGGGACATGTTCCACGATCGCCTGTCCCTGACCGCCGCGGTGTTCCGCACCGAGAAGAAAAACACACGTATCCTGGTCGACGCGCTGACCTATGAAAACGGCGGCGAATCCCGCGTTGATGGTCTGGAGTTGTCCGCCAGCGGCAAGCTCACCGATCAATGGCAAGTGTTCGCCGGCTACAGCTACCTGAAAAGCGAACTGGTGGACCCAGGCTTGAACGGCCGTAACGGCGTCGTCAGTGCCGGCTCCAACAAAGGCAACCAGATGCCCAACACGCCGAAGAACACCTTCAGCCTGTGGACAACCTATGACGTGACACCGAAGCTCACCATCGGCGGCGGCGCGTTCTATGTCGACGAGGTCTACGGCGATGCGGGCAACACCGTTTACGTGCCGTCCTACACCCGCTACGACGCCATGGCCAGCTACAAGCTGACCAAGAACGTCGACCTGCAGTTGAACGTGCAAAACCTCACCGACAAGACCTACTACGACAAGGCCTACGCGGCCCACTTCGCCAACCAGGCGGCAGGTCGCACAGCCATGTTGACCACCAGCTTCCATTTCTAA
- a CDS encoding sulfite reductase flavoprotein subunit alpha, whose translation MLKKTLFQLHWFFGITAGLVLALMGITGATVSFQDEIIEALNPTVLTVQKRPAGVLPPAELVRLLEAREGKVVSMLTVQPDSTDAAKVWFTPPPGERRGQMRYFDPYTGDYLGDAVGQDFFGFVLQLHRFLAIGDTGRQITGACTLILVFFCLSGLYLRWPRQVASWRAWLAVDWRKKGRSFNWDLHSVFGTWCLLFYLLSALTGLFWSYEWYSDGMTKLLSDAPQNERVRKRGPAPEGPMPVANYDAIWSSIYSNAGPGLSGYNIRMPAVAGQPATVYYLLKTSPHNRALNQINLDPATGEVKSHDTYAGKSFKAQILTSIYALHTGSYFGLAGRVILTFSALLMPLFFITGWLLYLDRRRKKRQVRDARKGLADNPDDASAWLIGFASQSGFAEQLAWQTAGQLQAAGLPVNVRSLASVSQEDLRQSSHALFVVSTFGDGEAPDSARGFERSVLGQDLSLKGLNYSVLALGDRQYQHFCGFARRLHFWLTNQGGNPLFAPVEVDSGDTDALLHWQQQLGQLTGHAPAAAWASAAYENWTLKQRALLNPDSSGSGVYLLGLTPPAPTDWLAGDLVEVLPRHCPWAIEHFLEGLGLAGSEAVVIDGLAHTLDQALASRQLPDNRAHLVGLHAQALVNALVPLSMREYSIASIASDGVLELIVRQERHPDGSVGVGSGWLTEHAPLGSTVSLRLRRNSGFHLPSEPVPMILLGNGTGLAGLRSLLKARIADGQQRNWLLFGERNIAHDYHCQDELQGWLASGDLALLDLAFSRDQAEKIYVQDRLRESADVLRKWVADGAAIYVCGSLQGMATGVDQVLHDVLGSAAVERLIEQGRYRRDVY comes from the coding sequence GTGTTGAAGAAAACCCTGTTCCAGTTGCATTGGTTCTTCGGCATTACCGCCGGGCTGGTGTTGGCCTTGATGGGGATCACCGGCGCGACGGTGTCGTTCCAGGATGAAATCATCGAGGCACTGAACCCGACGGTGTTGACGGTACAAAAGCGCCCGGCCGGTGTCCTGCCGCCCGCTGAACTGGTGCGCCTGTTGGAAGCCCGGGAAGGCAAAGTCGTGTCGATGCTTACGGTGCAACCCGACAGCACCGACGCCGCCAAGGTCTGGTTCACCCCGCCGCCCGGTGAACGTCGCGGCCAGATGCGTTACTTCGACCCCTACACCGGCGATTACCTGGGCGACGCCGTCGGCCAGGACTTCTTCGGCTTCGTGCTGCAACTGCACCGCTTCCTGGCCATCGGTGACACCGGCCGGCAAATCACCGGCGCCTGCACCTTGATCCTGGTGTTCTTCTGCCTCTCGGGCCTGTACCTGCGCTGGCCGCGCCAGGTGGCAAGCTGGCGCGCGTGGTTGGCCGTGGACTGGCGCAAAAAAGGCCGCAGTTTCAACTGGGACCTGCACTCGGTGTTCGGCACCTGGTGCCTGCTGTTCTATCTATTGTCGGCGCTGACCGGGCTGTTCTGGTCCTACGAATGGTACAGCGACGGCATGACCAAACTGCTGTCCGACGCCCCGCAAAACGAACGCGTGCGCAAGCGCGGCCCGGCGCCGGAAGGTCCTATGCCGGTGGCCAACTACGACGCGATCTGGAGCAGCATCTACAGCAACGCCGGGCCCGGTTTGAGCGGCTACAACATCCGTATGCCGGCGGTCGCCGGGCAACCCGCGACTGTCTACTACTTGCTGAAAACATCGCCGCATAACCGCGCGCTGAATCAGATCAACCTCGACCCGGCCACCGGCGAGGTCAAGTCCCACGACACCTACGCCGGCAAGAGCTTCAAGGCGCAGATCCTGACCAGCATCTACGCGTTGCACACCGGCAGCTACTTCGGCCTGGCGGGCCGGGTCATCCTGACCTTCAGCGCGTTGCTTATGCCGCTGTTCTTTATCACCGGCTGGCTGCTGTACCTGGACCGTCGGCGTAAAAAACGCCAGGTACGCGACGCGCGCAAAGGCCTGGCCGACAACCCCGACGACGCGTCGGCCTGGCTGATCGGTTTTGCCAGCCAAAGCGGCTTTGCCGAGCAACTGGCCTGGCAGACCGCCGGGCAATTGCAGGCCGCCGGCCTGCCGGTAAACGTGCGGTCGCTAGCCAGCGTCAGCCAAGAGGATTTGCGCCAATCAAGCCATGCGCTGTTCGTGGTCAGCACCTTCGGCGATGGCGAAGCGCCGGACAGCGCCCGGGGTTTCGAGCGCAGCGTGCTTGGCCAGGATCTGTCCCTCAAGGGCCTGAACTACTCGGTGTTGGCCCTGGGTGATCGCCAGTACCAACATTTCTGCGGCTTCGCCCGGCGTTTGCATTTCTGGCTGACCAACCAGGGCGGCAACCCGCTGTTCGCCCCGGTGGAAGTCGACAGCGGCGACACCGACGCCTTGCTGCACTGGCAACAACAACTGGGCCAACTGACCGGCCATGCACCCGCTGCCGCATGGGCCAGCGCAGCCTATGAAAACTGGACCCTGAAGCAACGCGCCCTGCTCAACCCGGACAGCAGTGGCTCCGGCGTCTATTTGCTCGGGCTCACCCCGCCTGCGCCCACGGATTGGCTGGCCGGCGACCTGGTGGAAGTGCTGCCGCGCCATTGCCCGTGGGCCATCGAACATTTCCTTGAAGGCCTGGGACTGGCTGGCAGCGAAGCCGTCGTCATCGATGGCCTGGCGCACACCCTCGATCAAGCCTTGGCCAGTCGCCAACTGCCGGACAATCGCGCGCACCTGGTGGGCCTGCATGCCCAGGCGTTGGTCAATGCGCTGGTGCCGTTGAGCATGCGCGAATACTCCATCGCCTCGATTGCCAGCGATGGTGTGCTGGAGCTGATCGTGCGCCAGGAACGTCACCCGGATGGCAGCGTAGGCGTAGGTTCCGGCTGGCTGACCGAGCATGCCCCGTTGGGTTCGACCGTCAGCCTGCGCCTGCGGCGCAACAGTGGTTTCCATCTGCCGAGCGAACCGGTGCCGATGATTCTGCTGGGCAACGGCACTGGTCTTGCCGGGTTGCGCAGTTTGCTCAAGGCGCGCATCGCCGACGGCCAACAGCGTAACTGGCTGCTGTTCGGTGAGCGCAATATCGCCCACGACTATCACTGCCAGGACGAGCTGCAAGGCTGGTTGGCCAGCGGTGATCTTGCGCTGTTGGACCTGGCGTTTTCGCGGGACCAGGCCGAGAAAATCTACGTTCAGGATCGCCTGCGCGAGTCAGCTGATGTGCTGCGTAAGTGGGTGGCGGATGGTGCGGCGATTTATGTTTGCGGCAGTTTGCAGGGGATGGCGACGGGCGTGGATCAGGTGCTGCACGATGTGTTGGGCAGCGCGGCGGTCGAGCGGTTGATTGAGCAGGGCCGCTATCGCCGGGACGTTTACTGA
- a CDS encoding alkaline phosphatase D family protein, with product MSHFNLGRRRVMQAVGAGLLLPGLAPAVIASVKDRPQLTDGVQSGDLLGDRAMIWSRSDRPARMVVEWDTRSVFSNPRKFVSPLADSRTDFTARVELTGLPADQAIFYRVHFEDAQTGVASEPWFGHLRSAPQQRRDIRFVWSGDTVGQGFGINPDIGGMRIYEAMRLRLPDFFIHSGDTIYADGPVPAQLPTEDGRIWRNVTTEAKSKVAETLNEYRGNYRYNLMDENVRRFNAEVPQIWQWDDHEVINNWSPSKQLDERYTTRDINTLVGRARQAWLEYSPMRRQSADQGGRIYRKLNYGPLLDVFVLDMRSYRGPNDDNLGGEKPFLGREQLDWLKRELKASQAQWKVVAADMPIGLGVPDGEVSPGVPRWEAIANGDPGPAQGRELEIAELLAFLRAQQVRNHVWLTADVHYCAAHHYHPDRAAFQDFEPFWEFVAGPLNAGSFGPNPLDKTFGPQVVFEKAPTVQNSSPFAGFQFFGEVQIDGQTAELTVILRDLDGVSVFEQKLQPS from the coding sequence ATGAGCCATTTCAACCTCGGCCGCCGCCGCGTGATGCAAGCCGTCGGCGCCGGCCTGTTGCTGCCGGGCCTCGCGCCGGCGGTGATCGCCTCGGTTAAAGACCGCCCGCAACTCACCGACGGCGTGCAGTCCGGCGACCTGCTGGGCGACCGCGCGATGATCTGGAGCCGCAGCGATCGCCCGGCGCGGATGGTGGTGGAGTGGGACACCCGCAGCGTGTTCAGCAACCCGCGCAAATTCGTCTCGCCCCTGGCCGACAGCCGCACCGACTTCACCGCCCGTGTAGAACTCACCGGCCTGCCTGCCGACCAGGCGATTTTCTATCGTGTGCACTTCGAAGACGCCCAGACCGGCGTGGCCAGCGAACCCTGGTTCGGCCACCTGCGCAGCGCGCCGCAACAACGTCGCGATATTCGCTTCGTGTGGAGCGGCGACACCGTCGGCCAGGGCTTTGGCATCAACCCCGACATCGGCGGCATGCGCATCTACGAAGCGATGCGCCTGCGCCTGCCGGACTTCTTTATCCACAGCGGCGACACCATCTACGCCGACGGCCCGGTGCCCGCGCAATTGCCCACCGAAGACGGGCGCATCTGGCGCAATGTCACCACCGAAGCCAAAAGCAAAGTCGCCGAAACCCTGAATGAATATCGCGGCAACTACCGCTACAACCTGATGGACGAAAACGTGCGCCGCTTCAACGCCGAAGTGCCGCAGATCTGGCAGTGGGACGACCACGAGGTGATCAACAACTGGTCGCCGAGCAAGCAACTGGATGAGCGCTACACGACCCGCGACATCAACACCCTGGTAGGCCGTGCGCGCCAGGCCTGGCTGGAGTACTCGCCGATGCGCCGGCAAAGCGCCGACCAGGGCGGGCGCATCTACCGCAAGCTTAACTACGGCCCGCTGCTGGATGTGTTTGTGCTGGACATGCGCAGTTATCGCGGGCCGAACGATGACAACCTTGGCGGCGAAAAACCGTTTCTTGGGCGTGAGCAACTGGACTGGCTCAAGCGCGAACTGAAGGCTTCCCAGGCGCAGTGGAAAGTCGTCGCCGCCGACATGCCCATTGGCCTCGGCGTGCCCGACGGTGAAGTCAGCCCCGGCGTGCCGCGCTGGGAAGCGATCGCCAACGGAGACCCGGGCCCGGCCCAGGGACGCGAGTTGGAAATCGCCGAATTGCTCGCGTTCCTGCGGGCACAGCAGGTGCGTAATCACGTGTGGCTGACAGCGGATGTGCATTACTGCGCGGCCCATCACTATCATCCGGACCGGGCGGCGTTCCAGGATTTTGAACCGTTCTGGGAGTTTGTCGCCGGGCCGCTGAATGCCGGGAGTTTCGGGCCTAACCCGCTGGATAAGACCTTTGGTCCCCAGGTGGTGTTCGAAAAGGCACCGACGGTGCAGAACAGCTCACCGTTTGCCGGGTTCCAGTTTTTTGGCGAGGTACAGATTGACGGGCAGACGGCGGAGTTGACCGTGATTTTGCGGGACCTGGACGGGGTTTCAGTGTTCGAACAAAAACTGCAGCCCAGTTGA
- a CDS encoding PTS fructose-like transporter subunit IIB: MKLAIVTACPNGMVTSVLCARLLDAAAQRQGWSTSVEVVDVQHPERQLSAATLEAAEWVLLVSSTPVDMQRFVGKRVFRSTPAQALQDVDAVLRRGTEEAQVQLADTGPAKSTPRIVAITACPTGVAHTFMAAEALQQTAKRLGYDLQVETQGSVGARTPLSPEAIRDADVVLLAADIEVATERFAGKKIYRCGTGIALKQSEATLNKALAEGKQESAASGAAAKSEKTGVYKHLLTGVSFMLPMVVAGGLLIALSFVFGIHAFEEKGTLAAALKTVGDQAFMLMVPLLAGYIAYSIADRPGLAPGMIGGLLASTLGAGFIGGIFAGFLAGYCVKFISRAIRLPQSLEALKPILIIPLLASLFTGLAMIYLVGPPVAKMLTGLTDFLSTMGTTNAVLLGILLGGMMCVDLGGPINKAAYAFSVGLLAAQSGAPMAATMAAGMVPPIGMGIATFLARRKFAQTEREAGKAALILGMCFISEGAIPFAAKDPLRVIPASIAGGALTGALSMYFGCKLMAPHGGLFVMLIPNAINHALLYLFAIVAGSLLTAVVYAFLKRPEAVELSVAPAQA; encoded by the coding sequence ATGAAGTTAGCCATTGTTACTGCCTGCCCGAATGGCATGGTCACCAGCGTACTGTGCGCCCGTTTGCTGGATGCCGCCGCGCAGCGCCAGGGCTGGAGCACCAGCGTCGAAGTGGTCGATGTGCAACACCCGGAGCGCCAGTTGTCGGCGGCCACCCTTGAAGCCGCCGAGTGGGTGTTGCTGGTCAGCAGCACCCCGGTGGACATGCAGCGGTTTGTCGGCAAGCGCGTGTTCCGCAGCACGCCGGCCCAGGCGTTGCAGGATGTTGACGCGGTGTTGCGTCGCGGCACCGAAGAGGCGCAGGTGCAATTGGCTGATACCGGGCCGGCGAAAAGCACGCCGCGCATCGTTGCGATCACCGCATGCCCCACCGGTGTTGCTCATACCTTCATGGCCGCCGAAGCGTTGCAGCAAACCGCCAAGCGCCTGGGGTATGACCTGCAGGTGGAAACCCAGGGTTCGGTGGGCGCTCGCACGCCGTTGAGCCCGGAGGCGATTCGTGACGCCGACGTGGTGCTGCTGGCGGCAGATATCGAAGTCGCCACCGAGCGGTTCGCCGGCAAGAAGATCTACCGTTGTGGCACCGGGATCGCGCTCAAGCAATCGGAGGCGACCCTCAATAAAGCCCTGGCCGAAGGCAAGCAGGAATCCGCCGCCAGCGGTGCCGCTGCCAAGTCGGAAAAAACCGGTGTCTACAAACACCTGCTTACCGGCGTGTCGTTCATGCTGCCGATGGTGGTGGCGGGCGGCCTGCTGATCGCCCTGTCGTTCGTGTTCGGCATTCATGCCTTTGAAGAAAAAGGCACCCTGGCCGCCGCGCTGAAAACTGTCGGCGACCAGGCCTTCATGCTGATGGTGCCGCTGTTGGCCGGCTACATCGCCTACTCGATTGCCGACCGCCCGGGCCTGGCTCCCGGCATGATCGGCGGCCTGCTGGCCAGTACCCTGGGCGCGGGTTTTATCGGCGGGATCTTCGCCGGTTTCCTGGCGGGCTACTGCGTCAAGTTCATCAGCCGCGCGATCCGTTTGCCACAGAGCCTGGAAGCCCTCAAGCCGATCCTGATCATCCCGTTGCTGGCGAGCCTGTTCACCGGCCTTGCGATGATTTACCTGGTGGGGCCGCCGGTGGCGAAGATGCTCACCGGCCTCACGGATTTCCTCAGCACCATGGGCACCACCAACGCCGTGCTGCTGGGCATCTTGCTGGGCGGCATGATGTGCGTCGACTTGGGCGGGCCGATCAACAAGGCGGCCTACGCGTTTTCCGTCGGCTTGCTGGCGGCGCAAAGTGGCGCACCGATGGCCGCGACCATGGCCGCCGGGATGGTGCCGCCGATTGGCATGGGCATCGCCACTTTCCTGGCGCGGCGCAAGTTCGCCCAGACCGAGCGCGAAGCCGGCAAGGCGGCGCTTATCCTCGGTATGTGCTTTATCTCCGAAGGCGCGATTCCGTTTGCCGCCAAGGACCCGCTGCGGGTGATCCCGGCAAGCATCGCCGGCGGCGCGTTGACCGGCGCGCTGTCGATGTATTTCGGCTGCAAGCTGATGGCGCCCCATGGCGGGTTGTTTGTGATGCTGATCCCGAATGCGATCAACCATGCGCTGTTGTATCTGTTTGCGATTGTGGCGGGGAGTTTGTTGACCGCTGTGGTGTATGCATTCCTCAAGCGCCCGGAGGCGGTGGAGCTCTCTGTCGCACCCGCCCAGGCCTAA
- the pfkB gene encoding 1-phosphofructokinase: MARILSLTLNPALDLTVRLARLEPGEVNRSEAMITHAAGKGVNVAQVLADLGHQVTVGGFLGEDNPQAFEMLIARRGFTDAFIRVPGETRSNIKIAEQGGRVTDVNAPGPVVSEQAQQALLEQLARIAPGYDAVVVAGSLPRGITPQWFQGLLQQLKNLGLKVALDTSGEALRAGLNAGPWLIKPNTEELADALDCPTDSVAQQAQAAARLHHQGVEHVVISHGADGVNWFSPGTALHATPPKVSVASTVGAGDSLLAGMLHGLLTFDVPETTLRRATAIAAMAVTQIGFGITDNAQLESLQSGVHVRPLTEQ, encoded by the coding sequence ATGGCAAGGATTTTAAGCCTGACGCTGAACCCGGCGTTGGACCTCACGGTGCGTCTGGCGCGCCTGGAACCGGGTGAGGTCAACCGCAGCGAAGCGATGATCACCCATGCTGCCGGCAAGGGCGTGAACGTTGCCCAGGTGCTGGCAGACCTTGGCCATCAGGTGACCGTGGGCGGCTTTCTTGGCGAGGACAATCCCCAGGCATTCGAGATGCTGATTGCCCGTCGTGGTTTTACCGATGCGTTTATTCGCGTGCCGGGAGAAACCCGCAGCAATATCAAGATCGCCGAGCAGGGCGGGCGGGTGACGGACGTCAACGCACCGGGCCCGGTGGTCAGCGAGCAGGCGCAACAAGCCTTGCTTGAGCAACTGGCAAGGATTGCTCCGGGATATGACGCCGTGGTCGTGGCCGGCAGCCTGCCACGTGGCATCACCCCGCAGTGGTTCCAGGGCTTGCTGCAGCAACTGAAAAACCTCGGCTTGAAAGTCGCCCTCGACACCAGCGGCGAAGCCTTGCGCGCCGGGCTGAACGCCGGCCCGTGGCTGATCAAGCCCAACACCGAAGAGCTGGCTGATGCCTTGGACTGCCCGACAGACTCTGTCGCCCAGCAGGCACAAGCGGCGGCCCGTTTGCACCACCAGGGCGTCGAACACGTGGTGATTTCCCACGGCGCCGATGGCGTCAACTGGTTCAGCCCCGGCACTGCGCTGCACGCCACGCCGCCCAAGGTCAGCGTCGCCAGCACCGTGGGTGCCGGGGATTCGCTATTGGCCGGGATGCTCCACGGTTTGCTGACTTTCGATGTGCCCGAAACCACCTTGCGCCGAGCCACCGCGATTGCCGCGATGGCGGTTACGCAGATCGGCTTTGGCATCACCGACAACGCACAGCTTGAGTCTTTGCAGAGCGGCGTCCACGTGCGCCCGCTGACAGAACAATAA